The following DNA comes from Anopheles arabiensis isolate DONGOLA chromosome 3, AaraD3, whole genome shotgun sequence.
ccttCATTTCAGCATCACCGCATCCTCATCCATTCTTCCATCCTTAAACCCCGGTACACTGCTCACGTAGCTACTATTCACTGCACTTTGACTGTTCGATAGAAATCGCTTCCCGTCGTTTCGAATCGGTTATTACAAGGTCTTCCAGCGGGGCTAAAGATGCTGTCATTTTGTCTCTTCTCTACTCCACCCTAACCGCCCCAAGGACCGTGATGTGCGAGTGATTATCGGAAGCTTTTCGCATGAAATTGCCCCGCAAGTGTTCTGCGAGGTAAGCAAAACAGACCCCCCCAAACGACGACGAACCTGCCGCGGGATAAATTTCCCCCGGGAGAGAgcgtgttttttccccttcttctTCCTTGTGACCATCGTTGCTCATTTTCGttccccttcttcttcttcctagGTCTACAATCTTGGTATGTACGGTGCAGAGTACGCCTGGATACTGCAGGACACGTACATCTCGTCCTGGTGGTTGGCGGGCGACTTACCCGAGACGGGTAGTGCCCCATGCAACTCCCGGGCACTGCTGACGGCGGTGGAGAACTTAATAATCGTCTCGAGCTACAATAGCATCGTTGGCATGGGCACTGCCCTGAGTGGATTggtaagcgtgtgtgtgtgtgtgtgtgctgtttcgcTTCGATCCATTTGCCGATAATCCCTTCCCATCCTTTCCCATCGGtcgttatttatttacattgctGTGCTCACTGTGCGGTGGGATTAAGAACCGCTGTTTGGTGATTGTTGTTTCTTCGCTTAATCGCCTTTTCCCAGACGAACGACATCTTTCTGCAGAAGCTGCGGGAAATGAACGTCACCGGTGCGGTGTCCCAGTTTGCGCCGCAAACGTACGATGCGGTGTGGGCGATGGCGCTGGCATTGCGTGGCGCCGAACGATCCTGGTCCCAGTCGGTGCCGCACCGGGTCCGGCTGGCCGATTACGACTACACGCGGTACGATATCGCTCAGGAGCTGTTGCGGCAGTTCGATCTGCTCAAGTTTAATGGAATCTCGGGACCGGTTTCGTTCGAGGGTGCGGACCGAATTGGGACGACCTCGTTCCATCAGATCCGGGCAGGGCAGCTGGAGATGATTGCGTTTTACTATCCTAAGAATGCGACGCTCGACTTTGGCTGCCGGTACTGTGTGCCGATCGTGTGGCCGGGGGGTCAGGTGCCGATTGCGAAGAGGATACTGAGGCTGAGGGTGGATACGATCGATCCGTTTGCGTTCTACACGGTGGTGATACTGTCGCTGATCGGGATTGGGATTTCGGTGCTGTTTTTGGGACTGAATTTGAGGTTCCGGAAACTGAAGTGAGTGTTGATGGTTTAATGGAATCACCCCAAAATTCTTGATTTAATTATcaattttttctgttttttgttgcagagCCATCAAGCTATCGAGTCCCAAGCTCAGCACGATCACTGTCTGCGGTTGTATGCTCGTGTACACGGCCACCATTCTGCTCGGCCTGGACCATTCCACACTACCCTGGTCGAGCGTTACCTTCTCCACCATCTGTATGGCAAGGATCTACTTCTTGTCGGCGGGTTTTTCACTTGCCTTTGGCTCAATGTTTGCAAAAACGTTCCGCGTCTATCGTATCTTCACGCACAGCGCCGGAGGACTTTGTCGGGACAAGATCCTGCGAGACACGCAGCTTATCTCGGTGATCGGTGCACTGCTGCTCGTGGATGCTTTCGTCGTCTCGTTCTGGATGGCGGCCGATCCGATGGAACGGCATCTGCACAACCTTTCCCTGGAGATCAGCACCACCGATCGGAGTGTGGTGTTCCTTCCCCAGGTGGAACTCTGTCGCTCAAGGCACTACGAAAGCTGGCTTGGCATGCTGTACGCTTACAAGggactactgctgctggtcggtGTGTATATGGCGTGGCAGACGAGGAACGTAAAGATATCGGCACTGAACGATTCGCAGTACATTGGCATCTCGGTGTACAGTGTGGTGATCACCAGTGCGAGTGTGGTCGTGCTAGCGAACCTTCTCTACGAGCGAGTGACGTTAGCGTTCATCATAACGGCGGGATTCGTGCTGATCTCAACGACGGCCAcactttgtttgctgtttctgCCCAAGATTAAGGACATCTTCGAGAAGGGCGAAGTGTACGATCCGATCATCCACAGCATGGGGCTGAAGATGGAGTTCAATACGCGCCGGTTTGTGCTGGACGATCGTCGGGAGCTTCAATTTCGGGTGGAGGTACAGAATCGAGTCTACCGGAAGGAGTTGGAGCTGTTGGACGCCGAAATTTGTCGCCTGGAGCGAGCACTTCAGGAGCGATCGCCACAAAGTTCGCCGCTTTCTTCCGAACCCAACCTGCCCGACTCGCGACCTTGCGCGATCGCCCGGCCTCACGGGTCTAGTGGACTgcccatgctgctgctgtcggtgcTTCCACCGATAATTCCGCGTGCCAGCTGGCCCTCGGTCGATCCAATGCTTTCGCCCATGAAGCGGAACATCGCTTTCAGCTCGCAGCCCAAAATCGATCCAGCAGTAACGCTCGCCCCAACCGGTAGCCGTGAACGCATTCTAACCTCCAACAGTCGTGTtggaagcgacgaacctcacACACTCCCCAATGGATCGAGTTCCGGTGTGATGGGCAAGATAAGGCACATGTTTGCCCCACGATTGCACAAAACTCCCTCGGCCACGATGCTCGGAGGCACGGGTTCATCGACGAGCGCGATACGCAAATCGGCCCTAGCCATCTTCAACGAAATCGACACCGAAGACGATCTGCCCCAGTCGATCTACACCATCGACAAACCGACCAGGGAGGAGCTTACACTGACCGGGTCCGAACCGCGCGTTAACTTTGTGCTGCCACCGAACGGACGGAGACGTTCCTCGACGGTACAGCAGCAAGGTCCGGTGAGGGATCGTATCCGAGGTTCGCCCCGTTTCCCGCACCGTATCTGCCCGCAGACGACGAGCCTTACGGAGCTGGGCATCGAGCGACCGCGCATCAGCTTCCTCACGGTCAAAAGCTGTGAGCAGATCCACGGCAAACCGTGCGAATCGCGCGCCAAGTGGAAATCGATGGACTCGTTCTCGAAGAGCGTCGGTTCGCAGTAATTCGTTGCAAGGGTCGTTAAACAGCAATGTTCTGTGAACGTGAATGCTAAAAATCGCTCAATGAGTTAGAAGTTCTCAGCCGTGTTGAGTGTGCTGTGTAGCGTAACAATCAGTAACAACGTGTTCGTTGAGAACCCTCCTCCCCCAACCCCACAAACAGAGCTTATCCCCTCTCCACACAAAACCAATTCGGATGTTTGTTGTGCAAACCCACACTGTTCTTCGCTTTTTCTAcgctgttttgtgtgtatgtgctagGAAAGAAATCAAACCATCACTCGTCAATCGAACCACCCCGGAGACAGAAACAACATTCAACTCCAAACACACATTATGCACGCAAAGCCGCACCAAAATAAACGATCGCGTAAATATAATAGCTCGGttaggtaaaacaaaaatctcgaATCTTGGTTTTACTTGCCAATGGTctgttggtaaacaaaaaaaaatgtgttacaGAGCAAAACTTAACAACTCAACTAAGACAACATGTCGTCAAAACACAGCGCATTGGAGGGGGGGGTCGGAATGGATGCTTACGGGCTAACGTTACGGGAAAATGGTGACAGTGGTGCTTGGGTGCAATCCTAATGATCGTGTGAGTATGGGTGTTTTCCGTTGTGTCACTATCGCTTGTCACCACCGTCACCGATCACCGTTTTTGAATCTAGTTTAAATCGTTTGTGCTGAGTTTCGTAAAGCTATCGGTCAGGTCCTCGTCGTTGTCGATCCGGTCGGCTTGGCCGGTTTGtccttgctgttgttgttgctgctgctgctgctgctgctgctgctgctgttgtaactGCTGTGTCGCTAAGAGAGCCTTTATTGCTTGCTGCTGGTTCGAGGCCGAATGTTGTTGGTAATTCCCACCGGACGTCTGCATGTTCGCCGTCTGCTCGAGCCGGTTTAGGTCGGTCGTGGAAAGTGACCCCAGTACGGAGCGCAACTCGGACGAGTTGAACACCGGATCGAGGTTGGCCAGATCGAGGTTCATGTAAAAGTCGGACCCCAGCGAGGGTGGGCCCACGTTCGGCTGGTTGTTCGTGTTTGCCGTGCTCATCGCCATTAGTGGATCGCCGGTTGCGAGTGGGAGCGTGCCAAAGTTGAGCAAGTTGAACGGGTTCtgttgctgcggctgcggctgACTAGGGCCGTTCTGGGTGTGTGATGGTACGGGCTGGACCCAACCGTTCGACGGACCGGGCAGGTTGGTTTCAAACATTGGCACGCTTGCATTGGGCTGGGTGGCGGCGTTAGAGAACCCTGTCCCGAACTGGCCGAACAGATTGCCCATCGTACCGCCGGTACCGCCGAGTGTGGTGTAGGCCGGTGGCGTTGGCGTTACATTGCCAGGGTCAAGCGGTGAGATGGGGCCACCGATGCCCGGGGAGGGCGTGAGAGTAGCCGGTGAACGGTCTGGACCGGGGGAGGTGCTCTGGGCGGTAAACATGGGCTGCATCGGTTGCAGCTGGTACTGGTTGGAGGGATTGTGGCTCGGAGAGTCTGTGAAAGAAACGGGGaagggaatgagtgaattaGAACAGGTAAAACAGATAAATTGAAGTTGTTGCTTACCTCCCGGTTCATTTTTGATTTCCTCTTTTGGCATCTGTTGAAAAGCACTTGCATTGTGGTAGGTATAAATACCTCCTGGAAAATTAGAAAACATGTAAAGAATTAAGAAACAATTCAAATTTACATATTCAACTAGCTAAGAGTAACATCAccaaaaaacatgcaaaaacaatttaaaaaaatgacaaaactaACATAAAACCATGCACGAAAGTATGATTAGAAATTGTTAGAGAAGGTAACAGatgaagtaaaaaataaacccaaaaacaaaactgtcaaAGCCACTCAAACaagcacacgtacacataaACACGCTATTCTAAATCAGTTAGCTGATGTGAACACTATTAACGCTTAAATCGTACCTACGCTCACGCACACTTACTCTTACGCTTGTACTAAAGATGACGCGAAACGTAACTTCTAGCCTGTAATTGACCGATTTACCTACAAACACTCTCTGTAACGATTAACAAATTCAACGCTTTTCAACtcattttccactttttccACACCACGGCTTTTTATTTGTTACATCTTTTATAAAGAttcacatttttttctgttcacgCTTAGCTGCTGCTTTCATCTTCGGTAAGTATTAAACTAGTAAAAACTAACTCAAGTCGCTCTGCGACAAATTTACGGAGCCAACATTGAGCTCACATTTGTTACCTAATTGCTAGTATAAGTGGTATaggggagtttttttgtttgtattattgTATTTGGTTTCAATATTTCGCATGCTGCAAGACTTGAGTTTACTTCTTTTGAGTTTCTTATTTAGAGTTAATATTACAAAGACGTTTTTATATAGAGATTGTAGAACACTGCACTCAAATTCTCCTTTTCAGCAAGACCAATGTGCCCAATAGTTGCTTCGTTTTACAGTTCTTTAAGTCACcaattttaaatacatttattcTATATATTTAGGTATATAGTTTACCAAATTCGTTCGAGATGaccaacaataaaaaaaacaaacagaaaacaacagaaaataaCTCAAAACCACTTTGCAAAGAACTAGTACTACCAGCTCCTACCTACtaccttccatgtttttttttgtgacaaAAAAGTACATGTAAACGCTTTTAAATGACATCCGATCAAAATTCactataattataataaaataggGAAGGCTCGTGTTAGGAGCTCTCGCCCCCCTGCTAAGTACAACATTGTAAAAAAGGTATTTCGTTCTACTGCGCTCTCCAAAGCTCTCCTACAAACATCTGACCGAGCAAGCTCCGCTTCATCTGGTTGTCAAAAAAGATGACACGagtccctttttttttaaataccaatacaaaaattcaacatctgAACACCTTAGATGCCCACAAACCTCCCCCTGGACAATGTCGGCAACAATACAAAGGTTCGTTATTTTCAAAACTGTCCTACGCACCGGGTCGCACATGCGCGTTCTCGCACGTGCTGCTAACAAATTTCACAAATAGATGGCAATGTTGCTTCGTTCAAATTGTTACGAGTTTACGCTAACGgatttactgttttttgtgtgtatcaTTTCACTCGTTAGTTAACCCTTTTACCGtagttttttggttttttgttacttGTTATTTGTTTAGGTACGATCAATTCCAATTTTCTACCATCACCGGCGACGACAACTTCCAATGAGCCCAAAGGAGCAAACAACAATTAGGAACCACCAACAGCCCAACTCGAATTCCACTACAACCTCTCCACCAGTCCAAGACAAGCCAATAAAATGGATGTTAACCCTTTATGTTTTGCTCCCAAAAATGCCAAACaacagttgtttttttgtgtgtgttttgatgcTACAAAATGATGAATTGTGGACGGAAGCATCTCCAGACATGAAGATACACACAGGAAGAGAGAACAAGGACAGAGGACACCAAATTGGACACAGAAATATCACAAAAACACGAAGACTAGTGCAGGACGAAATGACGATAACTACAGTATGAGAATGAGTAAACCCAGTGGTAAACGAAGTCGAAAGAGATCAACTATACAGGATGGGATGGGCTTATGGAGCTTAGCGATTGTGCAGTTTGAATGGACGAAGTAGACAACGGACCCTCCACCAAGAAAGAGGACTAACGCAACGGAAGGAAAATATGTaagatgtgtgtttgtgcgggtAATGGGGAAATGGTGTATCCAGAACCAGTAAAAAAATACCCCGCAAAGCTTCGAAAGATGTTGGTGTAACTTACGGGGTAAACCGCTCGTCGACGCACTCTGTCCGCCGGTTGCGTCCAGCTGCGACAGGTTCGGTATATTGCCCGGCATGCCCAGACTGCTCGGGGGCGATGGGCCCGGCAATGGGGCCGTTACTACcggcaaaaacacattcgACGAACCCGCCAGCTTCTGCCGCTTTCTTCGGAGATCGACTGTTTAGGTTCAgattttgcgttttgtttttggggaaACAAgcagttggtgtgtgtgtttgcgtgcgcacgcgtgtgtgtggggaggaCCGCGAAAACCGCAAAATaatatgcaaaaacaaaaaagaaaagaaaaacgttaCATTAGTATCATTGTGTTCTGGACAGGATGAGTTTCAATTGCTCTATGATATGCATAAGAAATCATTGCTCTGGAGGAGCTCCGGGCATAAAAGGGgatcaaaaataaaatggtTCAGCTCCTCTCAAACATCGCTATCGGTGACCATTCGCGTGAGTTGGCTCTGctggaactgctgctgctgctgctgctgctgctggttcagTGGATACTGTTGGGAACTGCTGGCGAGTGGATTCGGCTCAACCGGCGCGTAGTAGCAGGACGTTTCGTCAAACTCGCTCAGTGCCGCGTTCGGTGCGATCGACGTGTAAAGCGCAAAGTGTTCCGCCTCGGTCAGATCGACGTTCGGGTCGAGTTGCACCCCGTAGTTACCCTCGACCAGATTCTTTATGCTGCGAGCGTCCGCGATCGCGACCAGCTCGAGATTTCCGTCCTGTATCGGCACATCCAGCTGCAGCGCACTGACCGCTTTACGATCGAGCGGTGGCAGCGAAGCCGTACTGGCCCGCTCGTACGAATCATTGCCCGGGAGCGACAGGTGCGTACCGCTGCCACCGTTGCGCGACTGCATGCCACCTGTCGGCCCATCGCCCTTCAGCGGGATGTAGATATAGTCCGGACAGTTCGCATCCGAAGCGGGTCGCCTTGCACTGACGCTACTAACACTGCGCGCGACCGGTTTGCCCGTTTTGCGCTTCTCCCCAGAAGCATCACGCAGCGAACCCTTACGATGCGTCGACTGACCCTCCTTGCCCTCCAAGTCCACGCAAAGGCTCGGTTCCTTCGAACCACCCGGTGTGTTTTTGCGGTTCAGCGTGTTGGTGCTAGCGGTCAGGTCGGATTTGCTCTTCTTGCGCGAGAAAAGCTTCGAGAAGAAGCCCGGCTTCTTGGCGCCATTCTTCGGCAGCGTGTTAGAATCACTCGCCCCATTGCCACCCGAGGACGACTTCGTCGGGGATGTAGGTGGCGTCGGGGGAAGCTTCTTGTTGAGCGGACTGTCGGGAGTTTTCATGATGATGATCTGATCGGACTGGGGCCGCGGGGCCAGACTGCGCATCGAACCCTTGCGAATGATCGTGTTCAGCAGCACCTCGTCGTTCGCGTCGAGCGCGTTGTTTTCCTTGTTCTGTACGCTCGGTTTGGCACGCTTCGGTGGCAGCGGTGGTAGCTTTTCCAGCTCCTGCGAATCACGCTTCAGCGAGGTCACGTCGATCGTGGGCACGTGCAGTGGTTCGACCGCATCGTACACGCCCGCGTCCAGCTTGGCGTGCTCGGGGCGTGGTGGAATCGGTGGACCGAGCGTGATCGAGAGCGGGTTCTTGAACGCACGCTGAAGGCTGGTGTAGGTCGCCGCATCGTCAAACACCTCGTCAATGTCCATCGGTTGGCCACCGGGCGAGCCGAGTTGGACGGGGACGGTTTGCTCGAGCTGCTTCAACTCCTGCTCCAGCATTAGGTTCTCCCGGCGCAGCTGATGATCCGTGTAGATCTCGTCCAGCTCGGCCACCTGCTCCAACAGTTCCTTCAGTGTCTGATCGTCATCCGGAACGGCGGCAGaaccagtagcagcagcagcaggggcaACAGGAACCATTCCGTTGGCATTTTCATCGACTTGGTTGTTCGTGCCATCGGGCAGATCGAACGAATTGGGCTGAAAAACGTTGTTGTTCGTGTCACCGGTAACCATCTGATTGTCATCGCCCGAGCCCGAACCACCGTCGTTGAATTCGTTTCGTTGTATCCATTCGGTCGTTTTCTGATCGCTCGTGACCGCCTCCGCCACGAACGGTTTGTCCTCCACGTTCGGTGTGTCGAGCACGATCACCTCCACCTGCTCGGTGCGCTGGGGCGCGAACCCATTGGTCGGCTTCATCTGCTGCTCCAGGGCGGACCGGTTCGAGCCCTCGAGCAGGATGCGCTTGAACAGCTGGTTCTCGGGCGTGTCGGAGCTAGGATTTTTCATGAGTTCACGGTGCAGTGCCGAAAACCGACGCCTACCTGTGTCTAGCGGGATGAACTGGAAGTCACGCGCCTCCGAGTAGGTGTTGTCCGACGGGCGTTCCAGCTGTACGAAGACCTGGATGTGAAGAATGGAAGGAGGTGCATCACAAACAACCAATACCTCTCTCGGGTTGCTCAATGGTACTCACCCGCACCGGATCACTGATGTCGATCGTTCTGTACGGTGGCGTCCGGAAGCTGATCGCCACCTGTTTGTGCACGTCAGTGTGCGAAAATTCCGCATAGTTCTCCCACACCGTCGCGTTGCCCTTCTTCTCGAAAAAGCGCACCTTAATGTCCTCCTTTACCACCTTCTCGCACAGCAGTATGATCTCCTTGCCACCGGACACCGGGGCGGTACAGTCACTCAGCCGGCAGATGATCAGATCCGACATCGCCTTCTTGTCGTAGATGATGTCCGACACGACCGGCGTGAGCGGCTCGGTAAAGCGGCCCCGCTGCTGACCCTCGAGAAACACCTGGAAGCACAGTCGGACAGCGTTGAGGTCAATCGAGCCGGGCTCCTTCGCGTGACCGAATCCAGCTGCAAAGTGAAATGGGAATTAAATGTCCGAAGTTCGAAACAATTTCTAGCAAAGCAAACTTACTTCTGAATGGATCGACCCGAATTTCCTGGCGCAGTCGGAGCGCCTCCTCGACGTCCTTCTTCTTGACGCACTGAATGCCCAAATTGTTAAACGTGTAGCTCATCGTCGTGCTGTTGATCTCCACCGTACAGACACCCTTCTTGCAGCCCTCCTTTCCGACCAGATTGTGCGGATGGGGCTTATGCTCGGGACCTTCCTTGGTGACGCAGGACACAACGACCACTGCCCGACCCCGATACCCGTGCACCTGTATGCTCGGGAACGTTTTTTGTTCGGCC
Coding sequences within:
- the LOC120904269 gene encoding ras-interacting protein RIP3-like, producing MPGNIPNLSQLDATGGQSASTSGLPRGIYTYHNASAFQQMPKEEIKNEPGDSPSHNPSNQYQLQPMQPMFTAQSTSPGPDRSPATLTPSPGIGGPISPLDPGNVTPTPPAYTTLGGTGGTMGNLFGQFGTGFSNAATQPNASVPMFETNLPGPSNGWVQPVPSHTQNGPSQPQPQQQNPFNLLNFGTLPLATGDPLMAMSTANTNNQPNVGPPSLGSDFYMNLDLANLDPVFNSSELRSVLGSLSTTDLNRLEQTANMQTSGGNYQQHSASNQQQAIKALLATQQLQQQQQQQQQQQQQQQQGQTGQADRIDNDEDLTDSFTKLSTNDLN
- the LOC120904264 gene encoding gamma-aminobutyric acid type B receptor subunit 2, yielding MRRTTAGSSGYVPVVLMVLLLLLVLFDTLLASESAANRKSSVQTNEHNRNIINTVFERTRPAGSERRAREVTILGLFELSSREGAARREGLSELAAAQLAVQHINRRGLLLGYKLKLITNDTKCDPGVGVDRFFHALYTHQSKRIIMVLGSACSEVTESLAKIVPYWNILQVSFGSTSPALSDRREFPLFYRTVAPDSSHHPARIAFLMHFGWDTVATFSQNEEGYSLAVNDLVTELERANITCAATISFAETDFKEQLKLLRDRDVRVIIGSFSHEIAPQVFCEVYNLGMYGAEYAWILQDTYISSWWLAGDLPETGSAPCNSRALLTAVENLIIVSSYNSIVGMGTALSGLTNDIFLQKLREMNVTGAVSQFAPQTYDAVWAMALALRGAERSWSQSVPHRVRLADYDYTRYDIAQELLRQFDLLKFNGISGPVSFEGADRIGTTSFHQIRAGQLEMIAFYYPKNATLDFGCRYCVPIVWPGGQVPIAKRILRLRVDTIDPFAFYTVVILSLIGIGISVLFLGLNLRFRKLKAIKLSSPKLSTITVCGCMLVYTATILLGLDHSTLPWSSVTFSTICMARIYFLSAGFSLAFGSMFAKTFRVYRIFTHSAGGLCRDKILRDTQLISVIGALLLVDAFVVSFWMAADPMERHLHNLSLEISTTDRSVVFLPQVELCRSRHYESWLGMLYAYKGLLLLVGVYMAWQTRNVKISALNDSQYIGISVYSVVITSASVVVLANLLYERVTLAFIITAGFVLISTTATLCLLFLPKIKDIFEKGEVYDPIIHSMGLKMEFNTRRFVLDDRRELQFRVEVQNRVYRKELELLDAEICRLERALQERSPQSSPLSSEPNLPDSRPCAIARPHGSSGLPMLLLSVLPPIIPRASWPSVDPMLSPMKRNIAFSSQPKIDPAVTLAPTGSRERILTSNSRVGSDEPHTLPNGSSSGVMGKIRHMFAPRLHKTPSATMLGGTGSSTSAIRKSALAIFNEIDTEDDLPQSIYTIDKPTREELTLTGSEPRVNFVLPPNGRRRSSTVQQQGPVRDRIRGSPRFPHRICPQTTSLTELGIERPRISFLTVKSCEQIHGKPCESRAKWKSMDSFSKSVGSQ